The genome window CCATCATCAGTGAGACAACGCAGAATGCGATGACCTGAATAAAGAAGGCGGCGCCGGCGAGCGCTGCAACCAATCCGGCAAGGGCGCCCATTGAGAGCATGATGAAGAAAAGGTCGAGGGTGAGGGTTTCGACTGCGGCCAATCCGAGCATGACAGCCAGCCATAGGACCCAGGTGTTCTGTACGAGCCAATCGAACATGTGCTCTCCCTCAAGCGGGCGGGCGGCAAGGGCTTGCCGAAGTAGTTGCCTCTTACCATCATGCCAAAGCCGACGCCGCAAATATAGCTCTTTGGGAATATCAGGTCCGTCTGCGAAAGCCCTGCACCGTGAAGGCGGCAGTAACGGTCGTCTCGGCCGGTCCGTCAACGGTTTCGGGCCGAAGCCCGTGGTGTCCCGCCGGCCCCATCGCCGCAACGTTGGTGATGTCCAGCGCTGAAAGCAGCATTGTGTATTCAACTTGAGTAGACGCGACCTCGGTGAAGTTTTCCGCCAGACTCTGGGCGACGTCGCGGCTTTTGTCGGGCGGGATGCCAAGCAGACCCGCCGATTCAGCAACCTGCTCAAGATGGTTCGGCAGGGGAGTGACCACTACTACAAGGCCGCCCGGCGCAACCGTCCGCGCAAATTCGTCAGGATTTCGCGGGGCAAAAATATTCAGCAGCACATCCACGCTGGCATCCGCCAGGGGCAGGGGCCGCCATACATCCCAGACAAGGCAGACGGTTCCTGCCAACTCCCGGGCGGCACGCCGCAATGCGAACTTAGAGATGTCGATGGCAACGGCGCCAGGGGAAGACGTATGTTCCATTACCGATTTGAGGTAGTAGCCTGTGCCGGCTCCTGCGTCCAGGATGCGGGGGTGTGAAGCGGCATGGTCCTCCACTGCGGCACAAACCGCATCGGCTAGGGGCCGGTAGTGTCCGCGCCCCAGGAAATCGATGCGCGCCTGCACCATGGCAGCGGTGTCCGCTTCGAACACGGTTCCGCGCCCGGTCAACAGGTTGAAGTATCCCTGCCTGGCGGCGTCGAACCGATGCCCCTGCTCACAGCGCAGAAGCCGGGGGGCGCCGTCGTCAGTTGAGTCCGGCCGCGCTGCCCGCTCAAGGGTGAGATCCCCGGTGCAGACTGGGCAGACAATGGCGGGTCCTGAGAATGGCGGCACGTGACCATCGTAGGCGGGGTGCTCCCGCTTTGAGCGGGAGCACCCCGGGCGCATAGGCTCGGCATGTGAAACCAGACACACTCAATCTCCTCAATTCAGTGAGCACACCCTCGCTCCATCCGGATGGTCAGCGCTGCATCGTTTCCGTCACCCGACCGGATTTCGACGCCGACGCGTACGTAGGCCAGTTGTGGGAAGTACCGCTCGACGACGGACCACCAAGACGCCTGACCCGGGGCTTCCGTGACACTGCCCCTCAATTCGCTCCGGACGGTCGAAGCGCCGCCTTCCTGCGCGCCGAACAGGGAGGCAAGCCCCAACTGTTCATTATGGACAGCAGGGGAGGAGAACCCCGGCAGATCACCGACCAACCCCTCGGCGTCTCGGAGTTCGCCTGGTCGCCGGACTCCCGGCGCCTAGCCTTCTGCGCACGCGTACCGGAGGAGGGCCGCTACGGAACCGTGGACGGCATTTCTCCGGGACAAGAAGACCCCCGCCTCGTCCGCGGTTTCAAATACCAGATGAACGGCGTGGGCTACATTCGCGACAAGCGAATTCAACTGTTCCTCCTTGAGGTTCCACCGCTCGACGAGGAGCCGTTCGTCAAGCCGGTAGGCCGGGCCCAGAAATCCTTGGGTGAGGAGGGACCCTCACCCTTCCCTGAGGCAAGCCAGTTGACCGAAGACGACGCGGACCACACCTCGCCGTCGTTCTCCGCGGACGGCGCACGTCTGCTGTTCACCGCCGCACTGGAAGCTGATTCCGAGACAACACTTCGCAGCGACATCTACTCCGTATCGCTCGACGGAGTCGACCGTCAGCGCCTCAGCAACTTCTCCAATGAGATTGTCAGCTGCAGTAAGGCTGTCGAGAGCGCTGACGGCCAGTGGCTGTTCTACCTGGGCAGCGACCTGTCACCCTCCGGCCTCGACTTCGTTGCGCGCAACACCGCACTCTATGCTGCGCCCGTGGGCCGCCCTGAAGAGGTGCGTGTCCTGACCGACCCCGAGACCACGGACCTGGGGGAGATCGGTGACATTGTCCCGGCGGATGGGGACAGCGTCGTCGTTTTCAACCGTAGCCGGGGCGCGGGGGAGATCCTCCACATCGCTTCCAGCGGAAGCGCAAGCGTTCTTGCCGGTGGGAAGTACATCGTGACCGGCGCTGCCTGCGCAGGCAGAACGCTCGTAGTGGCGTTCACCGATCCGCAAACTCCGGGCGACGTAGCCCGCGTCGAGGGTGGCGAGCTTGCCACGCTGACCGATTTCTCCGCAAACCTGCGAACCAACATGATTATTGCGGACATGCGGGAGGAAGTATTCGAGGCTCCGGACGGATATCCGGTCCACGGATGGGTCCTGGTTCCCGAAGGTGACGGACCCCATCCCGTTCTTCTGAACATTCACGGTGGGCCGTACGCCCAGTACGGATGGGGCTACTTCGACGAGGCGCAGGTCTACGTTGAGGCTGGATATGCGGTAGTGATGTGCAACCCTCGCGGGGCCGCCGGCTACGGGCAAGAGCACGGCCGCGTTATCAAGGAAGCCATGGGAACCGTGGACATGCATGATGTCCTCGCCTTCCTGGAGGGCGCCGTCGCCGCCTATCCTCAGCTCGACGGCCAGCGTCTGGGGGTGATGGGCGGGTCCTACGGAGGGTATCTCACTGCATGGTTGATTGCGCACGACCACCGTTTCCAGGGAGCAATCGTGGAGAGGGGATTCCTGGATCCCGAATCCTTCATCGGGTCCTCGGATATCGGCTGGTTCTTCTCGGAGGCGTATACCGGTGCAGAGCCCGAAAAGATGCGCGCACAGAGCCCGTACGCGCACGTGGACAAGGTCCGTACGCCGACCTTCGTCATCCACTCGGAACAGGACCTGCGATGCCCGCTCGAGCAGGCCCAGCGCTACTACACGGCGCTGAAGCGTCACGGCATCGAGGCGGAAATGCTTATCTTTCCGGGGGAGACCCATGAGCTGTCACGAACGGGCACGCCATGGCACCGGCGCCAACGCTTTGAGCACATCCTGCGGTGGTGGGCCGAGAAGCTTCCCAGCAAGAAGAATCAGCCGGCCTGAGAACCCTTAGAAACCCAGGGAACGCTGGGCCAGCTCTATTCCGGGCTGAGCCCAGCGCTCGCTGTAGGCTGTGCTGCTGACAAGCGAACGCGTATTTGCCTTGTCAATGTAGATGGTTCCGTTGAGATGGTCGGTCTCGTGCTGGGCAATCCGCGCGGCCCAGCCCTGAGGTGCCGCGTGACATGAACTCCGTCAGGCGTAAGGTAGTCCAGCTGGACTTCGCGGTGGCGCTCGACAACGGCCTGCCAGCCGTTGAAAGACAGGCAGCCCTCGAAGAAGCTTGCCTTGTCCGGGGATGTGGGCGTGTAGCTGGGGTTGATAACAGCGAAGTACGGCAGCGGACTCCGCTCGCGGGCCAGGACAATCTCGTCGGGCTGCGGGATTACATCCTCGATCACTGCGATACGCAGCGGAATGCCGAGCTGCGGAGCCGCCAGACCCACGCCGGGAGCGTCATGCATGGCTTTGCGCATTGCTGCCAGCAGTTCGATAAGTTTCACGTTATTGAGTTGCCCGTCAAACTCGGCAGCCGGCGTACGCAGCACCGGATCGCCGAGCTGGACGATCTGCGGATGCTCCTGCTCCAGAACTCGCTGGACGGCTAACCGAATTTCATGCCGTGTGTATGAACTCACTGGCTCATCGTAGTCAGCTCAGCATGGCTCGTAGTGAGCCAACCATGTGCCGCTCCCGCTAGCCATATAAAGAGCCGATAATCTACATTATGTCAACTAACAGCGAGAAAGCCGGATCAAATTTGGCCGTGCTGTCCCCTGCGCGCAGGAGAACAGCACGGCCACGACGCCTACAGTGGAACGCTATTGCTGAGGCGTTCCAGCGATGTTGATGAGCCATGCGACACCAAACTTGTCGGTGCACATGCCGAAACGGTCACCCCAGGGCGCGACCTCGAGTGGAACGGTCACGGAGCCTTCACCCGCCAGCCGGTCCCAGTATCCGCGCAGCTCCTTCTCATCCTCACCACTCAGCGAGATCGAGAAAGTGTTGCCCGGGTTGTACTCCATACTGTTCGGCGTATCGGCCGCCATCAGGACCATGCCGTTGTCGGTGGTGAGCATCCCGTGCATGATCTTGTCCAATTCGGCTTCGTCTTCACTGGCCTGGAAGTCACGGAAGGTGCTCAGCGTGAGGTCACCGCCGAAAACCGATTGGTAATAGGTCATTGCCTCCTTGGCGGTGTCGCGGAAACCAAGGTAGGGATTTAGGCGGGTGCTCATGTCTGTCTCCTCGGAAGGGTGTGCGTTCCTGGGCTGGGCGCCTGGGACGCCCAGATGCACGGGTCCCAGAGCTGCCTCACGGACAATACTGCCCCAGGTTGATGCAGCTTCACAGAGAGGGTTCGACGAATTTCTAGGCGATTGACGCGAAGCGGCGCGCCGAACGTTCCTTAGCCTTCACGGCCTCTTCCTCGCGGTCCTTCGGGGGCGCAGTCGTGACGAGGGAGGCCAGCAGACGTTCAGTCGCGACGCCGATTTCCTTCACTGCCCGATCGAAAGCCTCCTGGTTTGCCTTGGAAGGCTTGGTGGCCCCACTGATCTTCCGGACATACTGCAACGCTGCGGCATGCACCTCATCACTCGTGGCTGCCGGCTCGAAATTATGAAGGGTCCTGATGTTCCTGCACATATCTTCAAGGTTAGGTCGGTGAATGGCGCCACGGAACGCCTGCGGAAGGGCAAATTCCATGACCAGGAAGCAGTAGTCTGAGGAGATGAGGAGCAGGAGAATCTCCGAACGGGGACTGCAGAGCCGCCCGGCGCTGTGGGCGGCTGCCGACGTCGTGCTTGTGATCGTGTTTGCTGCTATCGGGCACCTGTCCCATTACGGCACCCTCTCCCCTGCCGGTGTGGCCGGGACGGCCGCGCCCTTTCTTGCCGCTTATGGGATTTCGTTCGTGCTGTGCCTGGCCTGGCGCCGGCCGGAATCACTTGTCCGTACGGGCGTGCCGCTGTGGGTCGGTACGGCGGTCGGAGGACTGCTTTTGCGGGTGGTTCTGGGCAACAGTGCTGCACTTCCCTTCCAGATTGTCAGCATTGTCACGCTTGGCCTTTTCCTGCTGACTCCCCGACTACTGGCTGCCCTCCTCACTGAAGTGCGCCGTCGTTCCTCCCAGACACCGAGTTCCTCCGCCAGCCCAAGCCAAGGAGTTGCCAGATGATTACCGCGTTCGTCCTCATTCAGACCGATGCCTCCCGCATTCCGGAAACCGCGCAGGAAATTTCCGAGATCGAGGGCATCAGCGAGGTTTATTCAGTCACGGGCGACTGGGACCTGATCGCTATGGCACGAGTGAACCGTCATGAAGACCTTGCGGACGTCATCGCGGACAGGCTCTCCAAAGTTGAAGGCGTGGAGTCGACCACAACCCACATAGCCTTCCGCTCGTACTCCAAGCACGACCTGGACGCAGCTTTCACCCTCGGCTTCGACAGCTAGCAACAGAGTTCGGGGCGGGAAGCGCTCAATCGCGCTTCCCGCTCGCGGCCCGAAACCTTACCGGCTGGTCACCTCTATCCACCGGTCGAGTGCGGCCTGGGCGGCACCGGAATCAATCGATTCGACGGCCCGCATCATATTCCGGGAGATACGGTCAACCAGCGGTGCGCTGTAATCGGTGTCCAAAGCGGTGAGCCCCGCTGCGGCATTGAGTACGACGGCGTCGCGCACCGGTCCCTTCTCCCCCGCCAGCAGCGCGCGGGCCACTCCTGCGTTGCTTTTGGCGTCCGAGCCGCGGAGGGCCTCGACCGGCGCCACCTTCAGACCGAATTCCTCCGGATGGACGGTGTGCTCGGTGATGGACCCGTCGCGAACCTCCCACACCGTGGAGGACCCGCTGGTGGTGAGCTTGTCGCGACCGTCGCTTCCCCTGAACACGAGTGCACGGATTCCGCGCGCTGCCAGCACCCCGGCCATGAGCGGCGCCATGCGATCGCTTGCGCAGCCAAGGGCTTGCGCTTCGACGCCAGCGGGATTGCTGAGAGGGCCCAGGAAGTTGAAGGCCGTGGGCACTCCAAGCTCGCGCCGCGGAACCGCCACATGCCTCATGGACGGGTGAAAGACCTGCGCGAAGCAAAACGTGATGTTCGCCTCCTGAGCTGAACGTGCAACGTCCGCGATCGGGAGGTCGAGCCGTACCCCCAGGGCTTCGATGACGTCGGCGGCGCCGGCGGATGATGAAGCGCCGCGGTTGCCGTGCTTGATGACTCGCGCCCCTGCCCCTACTGCCACCAGCGAGGACATGGTTGAGATATTGAGTGTGTTCAGCCCATCACCGCCGGTACCGACGATATCGAGTGCCTCGCCCGGTACAGCAATGCGGTGGGCCCGGGCCAGCATCGCCTCAACCAGGCCCACCAGCTCTTCCACGGACTCCCCCTTCGCGCGGAGGCCGATCAGAAACCCGGCCACCTGCGCATGCGTGGCAATGCCTTCCATGATCGAATCCATCGCCCATCGCGTCTGCGACGCCGTCAGATCCCTGCCCGCAATGAGAGTGGAAATCAGCTGCGGCCATGTGGTGGAGAGCACGTCGGATCCGGAATTCGCAGTCACTCCCCTAGGTTATCTACGAAATGTAGAAAGTCATTATGGGGTTACTCCCGCGCCGTTACTGGGTTAGGGCCGCGCAGGCCTCTTGCTGTGCCACGCCGGGGCCCCTTCGCATTGGTGAACTGGGAACTTTTAGAGACATAATGTCAGGGTGACGACAGCGACCCATGCCCCCAGCACCACTGCGCATCCAACACTGAACCGACCGAACATGGTCTCGGTTGGCACTGTTGTATGGCTTTCCAGTGAACTCATGTTCTTTGCAGGACTCTTCGCGATGTATTTCACCCTGCGTTCCACCTCTGGTGAAATGTGGGCCACTGAGACCGAGAAGCTCAATGTGCCCTTCGCACTTATCAACACGATCATCCTCGTGTCGAGCTCGTTCACCTGCCAGATGGGCGTCTTCGCGGCAGAGAGGCTGCAGCCCCGCCGGGTCGGCGGAGTCTTCAACATCGCCAAGTGGGGCATGGTTGAGTGGTACCTGCTGACCTTCCTCATGGGCGCAGTGTTCGTCGCTGTACAGGCGTACGAGTACGCCGAGCTGGTAGCCGAAGGAATTTCGCTCTCCTCCAACGCCTACGGCTCCTCGTTCTACATCACCACCGGCTTCCACGGTCTGCACGTTATCGGCGGCCTCGTTGCCTTCCTCTTCATCATCGGCCGGGCATACGCTGCCAAACGGTTCGGCCACTTTGAGGCAACCTCGGCGATCGTCACGTCGTACTACTGGCACTTCGTTGACGTGGTCTGGATCGGCCTGTTCATCATCATCTACTTCTTGAAGTAGATTTCTCTTGAACCCTTTTCTACCCGGGGTAGAATTAGCGTGGCGGTCGCAAGCTGGGCTGACACCAACTGTGAAACGTAAAAAGGCAATACAGAAGGCAGGAAACAGGACGTGAAGGCACTTTCGCAGAGGCGGCGCCACCCCCTTACAGCGATAGCACTGCTGCTGATGGGATTGTTGCTCACCGGAGGCATCTACGCCGTCGCAAGCAACGCGAATGAAGCCAAAGCGCAGACCGGGTTCTCAGCCAGCGATATCGAGGAAGGCGAGAAGCTCTTCATCGCCAACTGCGCAACCTGCCACGGTATGGGCGCCTCGGGAACCGAGGATGGGCCATCGCTGGTAGGCGTCGGCGCGGCCGCTGTCGACTTCCAGGTTGGCACCGGACGCATGCCCCTACAGATGCAGGGCCCCCAGGC of Arthrobacter sp. JZ12 contains these proteins:
- a CDS encoding S9 family peptidase, which codes for MKPDTLNLLNSVSTPSLHPDGQRCIVSVTRPDFDADAYVGQLWEVPLDDGPPRRLTRGFRDTAPQFAPDGRSAAFLRAEQGGKPQLFIMDSRGGEPRQITDQPLGVSEFAWSPDSRRLAFCARVPEEGRYGTVDGISPGQEDPRLVRGFKYQMNGVGYIRDKRIQLFLLEVPPLDEEPFVKPVGRAQKSLGEEGPSPFPEASQLTEDDADHTSPSFSADGARLLFTAALEADSETTLRSDIYSVSLDGVDRQRLSNFSNEIVSCSKAVESADGQWLFYLGSDLSPSGLDFVARNTALYAAPVGRPEEVRVLTDPETTDLGEIGDIVPADGDSVVVFNRSRGAGEILHIASSGSASVLAGGKYIVTGAACAGRTLVVAFTDPQTPGDVARVEGGELATLTDFSANLRTNMIIADMREEVFEAPDGYPVHGWVLVPEGDGPHPVLLNIHGGPYAQYGWGYFDEAQVYVEAGYAVVMCNPRGAAGYGQEHGRVIKEAMGTVDMHDVLAFLEGAVAAYPQLDGQRLGVMGGSYGGYLTAWLIAHDHRFQGAIVERGFLDPESFIGSSDIGWFFSEAYTGAEPEKMRAQSPYAHVDKVRTPTFVIHSEQDLRCPLEQAQRYYTALKRHGIEAEMLIFPGETHELSRTGTPWHRRQRFEHILRWWAEKLPSKKNQPA
- a CDS encoding heme-copper oxidase subunit III → MTTATHAPSTTAHPTLNRPNMVSVGTVVWLSSELMFFAGLFAMYFTLRSTSGEMWATETEKLNVPFALINTIILVSSSFTCQMGVFAAERLQPRRVGGVFNIAKWGMVEWYLLTFLMGAVFVAVQAYEYAELVAEGISLSSNAYGSSFYITTGFHGLHVIGGLVAFLFIIGRAYAAKRFGHFEATSAIVTSYYWHFVDVVWIGLFIIIYFLK
- a CDS encoding DUF3054 domain-containing protein encodes the protein MRSRRISERGLQSRPALWAAADVVLVIVFAAIGHLSHYGTLSPAGVAGTAAPFLAAYGISFVLCLAWRRPESLVRTGVPLWVGTAVGGLLLRVVLGNSAALPFQIVSIVTLGLFLLTPRLLAALLTEVRRRSSQTPSSSASPSQGVAR
- a CDS encoding putative RNA methyltransferase, which encodes MPPFSGPAIVCPVCTGDLTLERAARPDSTDDGAPRLLRCEQGHRFDAARQGYFNLLTGRGTVFEADTAAMVQARIDFLGRGHYRPLADAVCAAVEDHAASHPRILDAGAGTGYYLKSVMEHTSSPGAVAIDISKFALRRAARELAGTVCLVWDVWRPLPLADASVDVLLNIFAPRNPDEFARTVAPGGLVVVVTPLPNHLEQVAESAGLLGIPPDKSRDVAQSLAENFTEVASTQVEYTMLLSALDITNVAAMGPAGHHGLRPETVDGPAETTVTAAFTVQGFRRRT
- a CDS encoding Lrp/AsnC ligand binding domain-containing protein, encoding MITAFVLIQTDASRIPETAQEISEIEGISEVYSVTGDWDLIAMARVNRHEDLADVIADRLSKVEGVESTTTHIAFRSYSKHDLDAAFTLGFDS
- a CDS encoding VOC family protein, whose amino-acid sequence is MSTRLNPYLGFRDTAKEAMTYYQSVFGGDLTLSTFRDFQASEDEAELDKIMHGMLTTDNGMVLMAADTPNSMEYNPGNTFSISLSGEDEKELRGYWDRLAGEGSVTVPLEVAPWGDRFGMCTDKFGVAWLINIAGTPQQ
- the trpD gene encoding anthranilate phosphoribosyltransferase, giving the protein MTANSGSDVLSTTWPQLISTLIAGRDLTASQTRWAMDSIMEGIATHAQVAGFLIGLRAKGESVEELVGLVEAMLARAHRIAVPGEALDIVGTGGDGLNTLNISTMSSLVAVGAGARVIKHGNRGASSSAGAADVIEALGVRLDLPIADVARSAQEANITFCFAQVFHPSMRHVAVPRRELGVPTAFNFLGPLSNPAGVEAQALGCASDRMAPLMAGVLAARGIRALVFRGSDGRDKLTTSGSSTVWEVRDGSITEHTVHPEEFGLKVAPVEALRGSDAKSNAGVARALLAGEKGPVRDAVVLNAAAGLTALDTDYSAPLVDRISRNMMRAVESIDSGAAQAALDRWIEVTSR
- a CDS encoding DUF2277 domain-containing protein, translating into MCRNIRTLHNFEPAATSDEVHAAALQYVRKISGATKPSKANQEAFDRAVKEIGVATERLLASLVTTAPPKDREEEAVKAKERSARRFASIA